Proteins from one Mycobacterium adipatum genomic window:
- a CDS encoding DUF1622 domain-containing protein produces MSFYEVIETVGKVIDGIGVAVIAVGAILAGVVTIRKMAGRSGDAYRYFREQLGRSILLGLEFLVAADIIRTVALTPTWQSVVVLAGIVLIRTFLSFSLEVEISGRWPWQQRSKPSDDVVTQRD; encoded by the coding sequence ATGAGCTTCTACGAGGTCATCGAGACGGTCGGCAAGGTGATCGACGGGATCGGCGTGGCGGTGATCGCCGTGGGCGCGATACTCGCCGGTGTCGTGACCATCCGCAAGATGGCGGGGCGGTCCGGTGACGCCTACCGCTACTTCCGGGAACAGCTGGGCCGTTCGATCCTGCTGGGCCTGGAGTTCCTGGTGGCCGCCGACATCATCCGCACGGTAGCTCTGACACCGACCTGGCAGAGCGTGGTGGTGCTGGCCGGAATCGTGTTGATCCGGACCTTCCTCAGCTTCTCCCTCGAAGTGGAGATCAGCGGGCGGTGGCCGTGGCAGCAGCGCTCCAAGCCGTCCGATGATGTTGTCACGCAGCGTGATTAG
- a CDS encoding anti-sigma factor family protein gives MSDAESLDCIRLVELVTDYLDGVLDLDTRARFDRHLGECEGCHNYLQQLRSTVGVLGKVDSGQLDPAFRERLLAAFRDWR, from the coding sequence ATGAGCGATGCCGAATCGCTGGATTGCATCCGACTGGTGGAACTGGTGACCGATTACCTCGACGGTGTGCTGGATCTGGATACGCGGGCGCGTTTCGACCGCCATCTGGGCGAGTGCGAAGGCTGCCACAACTATCTGCAACAGCTGCGCAGCACCGTGGGTGTCCTCGGCAAGGTGGACAGCGGGCAGCTGGACCCGGCGTTCCGGGAGCGGCTCTTGGCGGCCTTTCGCGACTGGCGGTGA
- a CDS encoding YkgB family protein has protein sequence MTITREARFIRAESALADIGGNAARYGLVLVLAWIGALKFTSYEAHGIQPLVENSPLMSWVYDILPVTAFSALLGLLELATAALLAVKPWLPRISAVGSVVAVGLFTATLSFLFTTPGVGEASAGGFPVLSSTGQFLIKDAALLGISLWTLADSLAAARRQTERADKLPVLR, from the coding sequence ATGACCATCACGCGCGAAGCGCGATTCATCCGTGCCGAGTCGGCGCTGGCCGATATCGGCGGCAACGCCGCACGATACGGCCTGGTGCTGGTGCTGGCCTGGATCGGTGCACTGAAATTCACCTCCTACGAGGCGCACGGCATCCAGCCGCTGGTCGAAAACAGTCCGCTCATGAGTTGGGTGTACGACATCCTCCCGGTGACGGCCTTCTCCGCACTGCTCGGTCTGCTGGAACTCGCAACGGCCGCCCTGCTGGCGGTGAAGCCGTGGCTGCCGCGGATCTCGGCGGTGGGCAGCGTGGTGGCCGTGGGCTTGTTCACGGCGACGCTGAGCTTCCTGTTCACGACCCCGGGAGTCGGTGAGGCCTCGGCCGGGGGCTTCCCGGTGCTGTCCTCGACAGGGCAGTTCCTCATCAAAGACGCGGCCCTGCTCGGAATATCGCTGTGGACCCTCGCCGATTCGCTGGCCGCCGCACGCCGGCAAACCGAGCGCGCGGACAAGCTTCCAGTCCTACGCTGA
- a CDS encoding cation transporter, which yields MAGGRVLGTERRALLSRRIRWLVAGTISYNVIEAVVALTEGTRVSSSALVGFGLDSVIEVSSAVAVAWQFAGPDPEAREKTALRIIAFAFFGLAVFVTVDAVRSLLGAQEARHSVVGIALAALSLVIMPVLSWAQRRAGRELGSASAVADSKQTLLCTYLSGVLLAGLVLKRAFGWSWADPLAALVIAAVAVKEGRDAWRGDTCCAPIPGTRCGG from the coding sequence ATGGCCGGTGGGCGCGTTCTCGGGACCGAGCGCCGGGCGCTGCTGTCGAGACGGATCCGCTGGCTCGTGGCGGGAACCATCTCCTACAACGTCATCGAAGCGGTCGTGGCCCTGACCGAGGGCACACGGGTGTCCTCCAGCGCGTTGGTCGGTTTCGGGCTGGACTCGGTGATCGAAGTATCGTCGGCGGTAGCCGTGGCATGGCAGTTCGCCGGTCCAGATCCCGAAGCCCGCGAGAAGACAGCCCTGCGGATCATCGCTTTCGCGTTCTTCGGTTTGGCGGTCTTCGTCACGGTCGACGCGGTGCGTTCGCTGCTCGGTGCGCAGGAGGCCCGGCATTCCGTCGTCGGGATCGCGCTGGCAGCGCTGAGCCTGGTCATCATGCCGGTGCTGTCATGGGCGCAACGTCGGGCCGGCCGCGAACTGGGTTCGGCGTCGGCGGTCGCCGATTCGAAGCAGACGTTGTTGTGCACCTACCTGTCGGGCGTACTGCTGGCCGGTCTGGTGCTCAAACGTGCCTTCGGTTGGTCGTGGGCCGACCCGCTCGCGGCGTTGGTGATCGCCGCCGTCGCCGTCAAGGAGGGGCGTGACGCGTGGCGTGGCGATACCTGTTGCGCACCGATTCCCGGGACACGGTGCGGCGGTTGA
- a CDS encoding cellulase family glycosylhydrolase has translation MATPTSQRHRQVITDDVAPLSNSATTLGFADSQVYFYNDADVAATVQRWVQNNIRTVRIGIPWAGVEALQNRYDWSRSDRVVAAAAAANISIICAITSSPWWAKAWNALPPHGRPASPEQYGKFTAKVAQRYKGKIAAYEIWNEPNGVFGYHPKPDPAGYTDLLKAAYPRIKAADPAAIVVGGVLGSGKSWGSWTIDPVTFLTRMYAAGAKPFFDALSYHPYSYTMKFSQGMLQADSPVDQLVRMRRVMLEQGDAAKKIWVSEYGAPTNRVNEATQAAFISDMISTWRELPYAGPLMLYTTRDLNSSSSSDDDRFGLYRSDWVPKTAQQVVASPPGPGAVYQRFAAFTDPSFGEVLSPVFTGPFKIPTQLRALGTVWEVSPGTFVASPTPVADLVRRKNILPKTSFKDGFQDFGGWQPFRVWYSPETGVQTASVEFAKKWTPDLGLATSSEKWVNGATRVTFQRGVMTWRPFVGVKVYRTQ, from the coding sequence GTGGCGACTCCCACGTCGCAGCGGCACCGCCAAGTCATCACCGACGACGTGGCGCCGTTGAGTAATTCAGCCACCACGTTGGGCTTCGCTGACTCCCAGGTCTACTTTTACAACGACGCCGATGTCGCGGCCACGGTGCAGCGCTGGGTCCAGAACAATATCCGCACGGTGCGCATCGGAATCCCATGGGCAGGCGTCGAGGCGCTGCAGAACCGCTACGACTGGTCGCGATCCGACAGGGTCGTCGCTGCGGCAGCAGCGGCAAACATCTCGATCATCTGCGCCATCACCTCGAGCCCGTGGTGGGCCAAGGCGTGGAACGCGCTGCCCCCGCACGGACGTCCGGCCTCACCCGAGCAGTACGGGAAATTCACGGCGAAAGTCGCGCAACGGTACAAAGGCAAAATTGCGGCGTACGAGATATGGAACGAACCCAATGGCGTATTCGGTTATCACCCGAAACCGGATCCGGCCGGATATACCGATCTGCTGAAGGCCGCCTATCCGCGGATCAAAGCCGCCGACCCGGCCGCGATTGTGGTGGGCGGCGTCCTGGGCTCCGGAAAGAGTTGGGGCTCATGGACGATCGATCCGGTCACGTTTCTGACCCGCATGTACGCCGCGGGTGCCAAACCGTTCTTCGACGCGCTGTCCTATCACCCCTACAGCTACACCATGAAGTTCTCGCAGGGCATGCTGCAGGCGGACTCCCCGGTGGACCAACTGGTCCGGATGCGCAGGGTGATGCTGGAACAGGGCGACGCCGCGAAGAAGATCTGGGTCTCGGAGTACGGCGCCCCCACCAATCGGGTGAACGAGGCGACGCAGGCGGCCTTCATCTCGGACATGATCAGCACCTGGCGCGAGCTCCCGTATGCCGGCCCGCTGATGCTCTACACCACAAGAGATCTCAACAGCTCGAGCAGTTCCGATGACGACCGGTTCGGCCTCTACCGGTCCGACTGGGTTCCCAAGACCGCGCAGCAGGTGGTCGCGTCGCCACCGGGCCCCGGCGCGGTCTACCAGCGGTTCGCGGCGTTCACCGACCCCAGCTTCGGCGAGGTACTCAGCCCGGTGTTCACCGGACCCTTCAAGATCCCGACGCAGTTGCGCGCCCTCGGCACGGTCTGGGAGGTATCGCCGGGCACGTTCGTGGCGTCGCCCACTCCCGTTGCGGACCTGGTACGCAGGAAGAACATCCTGCCCAAGACGTCCTTCAAGGACGGCTTCCAGGATTTCGGCGGGTGGCAGCCGTTCCGGGTCTGGTATTCGCCGGAGACCGGCGTGCAGACGGCCAGCGTGGAGTTCGCCAAGAAGTGGACCCCGGATCTGGGATTGGCGACGTCCTCGGAGAAGTGGGTGAACGGCGCGACCAGGGTGACGTTCCAACGGGGCGTCATGACGTGGCGGCCGTTCGTGGGCGTGAAGGTGTATCGCACCCAGTAG
- a CDS encoding acyltransferase family protein: protein MTPAGESAAGGSPATDRPATDRVASLTGLRAVAALLIVATHAAFGTGHLDDGYLGQLYARLEVGVPVFFVLSGYLLFGPWVVAAAQGSPPPSVHRYARRRVRRIAPAYIITVLAAFAIYEFRYAGPNPGHSWLGLLKHLTLTQIYPPLYYAEMHQGLTQMWSLAVEVAFYAVLPLLAGLLLSVLCGGVWRPGRLLAALAALGAVTPLWLLLPQVTDVLPPSATIWLPAHLIYFIGGMCLVVLRELGIGCRAAIALPIAVAALLVVALPIAGDVTAPDVEPWQRMLKTILYAVVAVGLLAPLVRDTGSGYARLLSARPVVWLGEISYEIFLLHVIAMEFAMAEVLRWPMFTGSMPGLFLVTTAMTVPPAWLLHRATRVPTTLN from the coding sequence ATGACCCCCGCGGGCGAATCCGCGGCCGGCGGTTCGCCGGCGACCGATCGCCCCGCGACGGATCGGGTGGCATCGCTGACCGGGTTGCGCGCGGTGGCGGCGCTGCTCATCGTCGCCACCCATGCGGCCTTCGGAACCGGCCATCTCGATGACGGCTATCTCGGTCAGCTCTACGCGCGGCTGGAAGTCGGCGTCCCGGTGTTCTTCGTTCTGTCGGGTTACCTGTTGTTCGGGCCCTGGGTCGTGGCCGCGGCCCAGGGATCCCCGCCTCCCTCGGTGCACCGCTACGCCCGTCGCCGGGTGCGCCGCATCGCGCCGGCCTACATCATCACGGTGCTGGCCGCCTTCGCGATCTACGAGTTCCGCTACGCCGGACCGAATCCCGGCCACAGCTGGCTGGGACTGCTGAAGCATCTCACCCTGACCCAGATCTATCCGCCGCTGTACTACGCCGAGATGCATCAGGGGCTGACCCAGATGTGGAGTCTGGCAGTCGAAGTCGCCTTCTATGCGGTGCTGCCGTTGCTGGCCGGGTTGCTGCTGTCGGTGCTGTGCGGCGGGGTGTGGCGACCGGGTCGGCTGTTGGCGGCGCTGGCCGCGCTCGGCGCAGTGACACCGTTGTGGCTGCTGCTGCCGCAGGTCACCGACGTGCTGCCGCCGTCGGCAACCATCTGGTTGCCTGCGCATCTCATCTACTTCATCGGCGGGATGTGCCTGGTCGTGTTGCGGGAACTCGGCATCGGATGCCGCGCCGCCATCGCGCTGCCGATCGCGGTGGCCGCGCTGTTGGTGGTGGCGCTGCCGATCGCCGGTGATGTCACCGCCCCGGATGTCGAACCATGGCAGCGGATGCTCAAGACGATCCTCTACGCGGTGGTGGCCGTGGGCCTGCTGGCGCCGCTGGTGCGCGACACCGGCAGCGGGTACGCACGCCTGCTGAGCGCCCGGCCGGTGGTGTGGCTCGGCGAGATCTCCTACGAGATCTTCCTCTTGCACGTGATCGCGATGGAGTTCGCGATGGCCGAGGTATTGCGCTGGCCGATGTTCACCGGCTCGATGCCGGGACTGTTCCTCGTCACGACGGCGATGACGGTGCCGCCGGCGTGGCTGTTGCACCGCGCTACGCGGGTGCCGACGACGTTGAACTAA
- a CDS encoding LLM class F420-dependent oxidoreductase — protein sequence MRIGVVFPQTELGGDAGAVRAYGQRVEELGFTHVLAYDHVVGADPDVHAGWSGPYDVHTTFHEPLVMFGYLAAITTTVELVTGVVILPQRQTALAAKQAAEVDLLSGGRLRFGIGIGWNAVEYEALGEDFGNRGKRSEEQIALMRRLWTEQSVTFTGRYHRVTGAGLAPLPAQRPIPVWIGSASDAGYRRAGRIADGWFPMMAPGPGLDRAQAVLSEAAEAAGRDPSAIGMEGRAGWRGDDDATLREVGAWAQAGASHLSINTMGAGLRTVDQHLDVLARLSAALPES from the coding sequence ATGCGGATCGGTGTGGTGTTTCCCCAAACGGAACTGGGCGGCGATGCCGGCGCGGTGCGCGCTTACGGCCAACGGGTCGAAGAACTGGGTTTCACCCACGTCCTCGCCTACGACCACGTCGTGGGGGCTGACCCGGACGTACACGCCGGATGGTCGGGGCCCTACGACGTGCACACCACCTTCCACGAGCCCCTGGTGATGTTCGGCTATCTGGCTGCCATCACCACGACCGTCGAACTGGTCACCGGAGTGGTCATCCTGCCCCAGCGCCAGACCGCCCTGGCTGCCAAGCAGGCGGCGGAGGTCGATCTGCTGAGCGGCGGGCGACTCCGCTTCGGCATCGGGATCGGCTGGAACGCGGTGGAGTACGAAGCGCTCGGCGAGGATTTCGGCAACCGCGGCAAGCGGTCCGAGGAACAGATCGCCCTGATGCGCCGGCTGTGGACCGAGCAGTCGGTGACCTTCACGGGCCGCTATCACCGCGTCACCGGCGCCGGCCTGGCACCGTTGCCGGCGCAGCGGCCGATCCCGGTGTGGATCGGCTCGGCGTCGGACGCCGGCTATCGGCGCGCCGGCCGGATCGCCGATGGCTGGTTTCCGATGATGGCGCCCGGCCCCGGTCTCGACCGTGCCCAGGCCGTCCTCTCCGAGGCGGCCGAGGCCGCGGGCCGGGATCCGTCCGCCATCGGTATGGAAGGGCGGGCCGGCTGGCGAGGTGACGATGACGCGACGTTGCGCGAGGTCGGTGCCTGGGCGCAGGCCGGTGCGTCACACCTGTCGATCAACACGATGGGCGCGGGACTGCGCACCGTGGACCAACATCTCGATGTGCTGGCCCGGTTGTCCGCGGCGCTGCCCGAATCATGA
- a CDS encoding ArsR/SmtB family transcription factor, whose product MRTLAHTDALARFGHALSDATRTRILLSLNGAAGYPSELAEELGVSRQILSNHLACLRGCGLVVAVPEGRRTRYELADSRIGDALTDLMGLVLAVDPRCGCAGVDGAGCGCR is encoded by the coding sequence ATGCGAACATTGGCGCACACCGACGCGCTGGCCCGCTTCGGGCATGCGCTCTCGGATGCCACGCGCACCCGGATACTGCTCAGCCTCAACGGGGCCGCCGGCTATCCGTCCGAGCTCGCCGAGGAACTGGGGGTCTCCCGCCAGATCCTGTCCAACCACCTCGCGTGCCTGCGGGGGTGCGGGCTGGTGGTTGCCGTTCCCGAGGGGCGCCGCACCCGGTATGAGCTGGCGGACAGCCGCATCGGTGATGCACTCACCGATCTGATGGGCCTGGTGCTGGCCGTCGACCCGAGGTGTGGCTGCGCGGGTGTCGACGGCGCGGGATGCGGGTGCCGCTGA
- a CDS encoding IS110 family transposase codes for MSVHVAPVTSSTIVVAVDVGKTSAVLSVTDAARHRLLAPSEFAMTGSGLTAAAARAMAVAPAAVQVKVGVEAAGHYHRPVLDHQWPDGWEVLELNPAQVAEQRRVQGRRRIKTDVIDLEAITELVLAGYGRPVTDRDVVIGEISAWAVHRSRRVATRTATKNQLLGQLDRAFPGLTLALPDVLATKIGRLVAAEFTDPARLAGLGVNRLIRFAATRDLQLRRPVVERLVAAAHDALPTRDAVIARRILAADLVLLGDLDDQIQSAETALGSLLPRSPYATLTSVPGWAVVRASNYAAALGDPKRWPGPQQIYRASGLSPMQYESAHKRRDGGISREGSVALRRALIDLGIGLWLNEPAAKNYAQGLKDRGKPGGIVACALAHRANRIAHALVRDHATYEAARWA; via the coding sequence GTGTCTGTGCATGTAGCGCCAGTCACGTCGTCCACGATCGTCGTTGCCGTCGATGTCGGCAAGACCTCAGCTGTGCTTTCGGTGACCGACGCGGCTCGCCATCGGCTGCTCGCGCCGTCGGAATTCGCGATGACCGGATCGGGCCTGACCGCCGCGGCGGCTCGCGCGATGGCTGTCGCACCTGCCGCGGTGCAGGTCAAGGTGGGCGTGGAGGCGGCCGGCCACTATCACCGACCGGTGCTCGACCATCAATGGCCCGATGGGTGGGAAGTGTTGGAACTCAACCCCGCTCAGGTCGCTGAGCAGCGCCGCGTGCAGGGACGGCGCCGGATCAAGACCGATGTCATCGACCTGGAAGCGATCACCGAGCTGGTGCTGGCCGGCTACGGGCGTCCGGTCACCGATCGCGATGTCGTGATCGGTGAGATCAGCGCCTGGGCAGTGCATCGGAGCCGGCGGGTCGCCACGCGTACCGCGACGAAGAATCAGCTGCTCGGCCAGCTCGACCGGGCCTTTCCCGGGCTGACCCTGGCTCTGCCCGACGTGCTGGCCACCAAGATCGGCCGGCTGGTGGCCGCCGAGTTCACCGACCCGGCACGCCTGGCCGGGCTCGGGGTCAACCGGTTGATCCGCTTCGCCGCGACCCGCGACCTGCAACTGCGCCGCCCCGTCGTCGAGCGCTTGGTCGCTGCGGCCCATGACGCCTTGCCGACCCGCGACGCCGTGATCGCGCGTCGGATACTGGCCGCCGATCTGGTGTTGCTGGGCGATCTTGACGACCAGATTCAGTCCGCGGAGACCGCGCTGGGATCACTGTTACCGCGCAGCCCATATGCAACGTTGACCTCGGTGCCAGGCTGGGCAGTGGTGCGGGCATCCAATTACGCTGCCGCTCTGGGTGATCCGAAACGCTGGCCGGGACCCCAGCAGATCTACCGTGCGTCGGGGTTGTCCCCCATGCAATACGAATCCGCCCACAAGCGCCGCGACGGCGGTATCAGCCGCGAAGGCAGCGTCGCACTGCGCCGCGCCCTGATCGACCTAGGCATCGGCCTGTGGCTCAACGAGCCGGCCGCCAAGAACTACGCCCAGGGGCTCAAAGATCGCGGCAAGCCCGGCGGCATCGTCGCCTGCGCGTTGGCCCATCGCGCCAACCGCATCGCCCATGCACTCGTCCGCGACCACGCCACCTACGAGGCAGCCCGCTGGGCCTAG
- a CDS encoding RNA polymerase sigma factor, giving the protein MTVSTADEDSLVAALRLGDEAAFAALVERHTPSMLRVAGGYVASREIAEEVVQETWIALLKGIDTFECRSSLRTWLFTVLVNIAKTRGKRERREIEVQITAFTGGTVDPARFRADGRQWDGHWKEHEAPAPFPDTPEGSVLGDELLAVTRRELDKLPARQRDVLTMRDVLGMTAAEVSALLEISAVNQRVLLHRGRAALRQTLEDYLKESR; this is encoded by the coding sequence ATGACGGTATCGACAGCTGATGAGGACAGCCTCGTCGCCGCGCTGCGGCTCGGCGACGAGGCCGCCTTCGCGGCCTTGGTCGAGCGGCACACTCCGTCGATGCTGCGGGTGGCCGGCGGCTACGTGGCCAGCCGCGAGATCGCCGAAGAGGTGGTGCAGGAGACCTGGATCGCGCTGCTCAAGGGTATCGACACCTTCGAGTGCCGATCCTCCTTGCGCACATGGCTTTTCACGGTGTTGGTGAACATCGCCAAGACGCGTGGTAAGCGTGAGCGCAGGGAAATCGAGGTCCAGATCACGGCGTTCACCGGCGGCACGGTCGACCCGGCCCGGTTCCGTGCGGACGGTCGGCAGTGGGACGGTCACTGGAAGGAACACGAAGCGCCGGCACCGTTTCCGGACACTCCCGAGGGGTCGGTGCTCGGTGACGAACTGTTGGCCGTGACCCGACGCGAACTCGACAAACTTCCGGCGCGGCAGCGTGACGTGCTCACCATGCGCGATGTGCTGGGCATGACGGCCGCGGAGGTGAGCGCGCTGTTGGAGATCAGTGCGGTCAATCAACGCGTGCTGTTGCACCGGGGCCGCGCCGCGCTGCGGCAGACGCTTGAGGACTATCTGAAGGAGTCGCGATGA